The DNA window GCCCTCGCCCCGTGGCCGCCCGCGGGCATCAGGGCTACTAGCAGGAGCGCTAGGAGCAGCGTCAGGGCCAGGCGCCTGGCCAACGTAACACCTTAGGTGTACACATAAACTCTGGAGCTAATCAGCGTTAACCTCTTCCAGGCTGGTCGTCCCACGTGAAGCCTTGGCTGGTGGTAGCACCGGGCCCTCAGCCTTAAAGCCTTGGGGCCTAACAGAGAGGCAGGTGAAAAAACTGTGTCACTGCTCAGCGCCCTGGGCATAAACCTCTCCTCGCCTGCCTCTATAGCAGTAACAGTGATAGAGTTCCTGCTGGGCCTTGGCGTGGGCTACGTGCTGGCCAAGGGCCTCAAGTACGTCCTCGCGTTCTTCCTGCTGCTCATAGTGGGCGACCTTCTCAACGTGTGGAGCCTGAGGGGCCTTAACGTCAGCTCGCTGGCAAGTAGCGTAAGCTCAGGAAACGTGACGGCCATTGAGCAGGGCTTCAGGGCACTCTACCCGTTCCTTGCTGTAATAGAGCCCATATTCACGAGCATCGTCATAGTGCTGGGCTTCATAGTGGGGGCCGCCATAGCCTTCTTCAGGTAAGCGACGGCTGCCTGGAATAAAGTAATTTAATTATGATATAAACTATTTAACGCTCCTCGCCTTTTGACGGCGCGGGGTCATCCCTGAGGGTCAATGGCTTCAGGCAAGGGGCGCGCCGCTCGGGGCGCGAGCAGGAAGGCTACTCGGTCAAGGGGGTCTTCAGGGCCCTGGCTGCGGCTTGGCCTTACCTCTCAATAGCCGCCCTCCTGGCCCTGCTAGCCGTCACGGTGTACCTCAGGCTCATACCTTACTTCAGGTACGGCCCGACCCTTAACGAGGTGGACCCCTACGAGTACCTCTGGCTCGCCAACTACTTCTACAGCCACGACCTCGGCGGCCTCAGCGGCCTCTCCAGGGTCGCCTTCTGGTGGTACCCCTGGGGCAGGGACTTCCTTAGGAGTGAGTACCTCGGCCTCCCGTGGCTCGCCGCTGCCATAGCGAAGCTCACCGGGGGCAGGGTCTCAACAGAGCTGGCGCTCTCTATGTCGCCAGTTGCCTTCACGGCGCTGGGCGTGGTCGGGGCTTACCTGGCCGTTAAGGCGGCCACGGACTCGAGGGCCGGCGGCCTTGTGGCGGCCCTCGGCGTCGCGTTTATGCCGACCCTGGCCCTAGACCACGGCTTCGCCAGCGACCCGGCCAAGGTCTACATGGGCCTCATGATAATGCCTTACCCGCTCTACTTCCTTGCCCTCTCCACTAGGGCCAAGGAAAGGGCGAGGGCCCTAGCGCTGGCCGTCGCCTCAGGCGCCTCCGGGGGCCTCATAGCGTGGTTCTGGGGAGGCTACCAGTACTACGCCCTAATCATCTCCCTGGCGGCCCTCCTGGAGCCCTTCATAATAAGGCCAACGCCGTCGAGGCTCCTCATCTACCTAACCGCGTGGGCCTCCTTTGCCGCCGTCTCACTTACATCACCTGCCACGCCTCTGAGCCTCTTCTACAGGGGCGTTGGACTTGCCCCTGAGGCAACGCTCATAGTGTACGCCCTGGAGGCCTGGTACGACAGGCTCGGCCTTGCAAGGCTCAGGCTGAGCAGCTCCTACAGCGTCAGGGTCCACGTCTTTATGCTGTTGCTGCTCGCGCCGCTGGCCATTGACGTGCTCCTGAGCGGCCTCATAAGCGCCAGCTCAAGGATGCTCATGGGCCTCGGCCTCTCCCCGCCGCCCACATCAGTAGTGCCCTTAACGGTCCAAGAGTACATGGGCGTCCCGGCCTCTCAGGTGCTGGCAGACCTGGGGCCCTTCTTCATAACGACGGTCATAGGCCTAGTGGCCCTGGTGGCCGCAGCTGCCTCAAGGTCGTGGAGGCCCTCGGGGCCAGAGGTGGTCTTCCTGACAGCGTTCGTCCTCTCAGTAATCTTCACCTACGGTGGGGCCAACCAGGCCTACTACATACCGTCGGCCGCTATCTTCACGGCAATCTCAGCCGGCATGGCAGTGGCCTTCCTGGCCTCGCAGAGGTCCAGGACCTACGTGAAGAAGGAGAGGAGGACTGTTGAGAGCCCCAACTGGCTCGCTGTTGGCGTTGCAGCGACGCTAGTTGTAGCGGTGGTGGCCTTCTCAGGCCTCTACGCGGTGCAGGACGCCGAGGCCCTCAGGCTCCAGGCGCCGGCCCTTGAGACCGGCTGGACGCCTGCCATGACAGTGCCCAGCGGCAGCGGCTCAAGGACCGTGGTGCCAATAAACAGCGCCTGGACCGACGCCCTTAGCTACATTAAGGAGAACACGAGCCCTGGCTCAGCTGTAGTGTCGTGGTGGGACTACGGCTACTGGATAGGGGTCCTAGCGAACAGGACCACGGTCGTCGACGGATCAACCATAAACGGCACCCAGATAGGCCTCGTGGCCAACGCCTTCACGGCCCCCGTGAACCAGAGCCCCGCCTACCTTGAGATGATGAGGCTGAGGCCCAACAGCACCTACATATTGGTCTATGATGTCTTCATCGGAATCTACAGCAACAGGACGGGCTCCGTCATAATGTTCCCCTACCCCAGCTTCTACCCAGTCAACCCGCAGGCCGGGGTCTACGCCATAACCTACGGCCTCGGCGACATGGCTAAGTCATACCAGATGCTGAGGATAGCGCTTAGGGTCAACCCGTACGCTGGCAGCCCGTTCTTCTCAAACTACACGTCTGTGACCACCTACGGCAACTACGAGTTCTACCAGTTCCCCGCCCTCGCGGGCGGGCCGCAGGCAAACGTGTCTGAGACCCTTGACACCACCATCTACGACCTAATGATGTACGGGGTGAGCGCGCTAAAGCAGTGCGGCAACATAACTGGGGCCCCGTTCCTGGCCAACGCAACCTCCTTCACCCCAGCGGCGGTGCAGTACATTGACCCCACCACTGGCGCCATAGTGCCCCAGCCCATAACCCCGCCCAGCCCCCTGCCCTACTACCAGCCTGTGAAGGTGTTCGCCTCTGTCTACTACGCCTGGAGCCCCGCGGGCTCAGGCGTCACCTACTTCTACAGTGTCGTTGTGTTCCTCTACAGGTGGACGGGGGTCGTGTAATCTAATAGGCCAAAGCCCCAGGCAGTGGGCCCTTGGCTGCAGCTGAAGGGGGCCCTCGCTTTTCCTCCACCTTAAAGTCTAGGCGCCGCCCATAGCTCTAAGCCCTAGGTACTGGAGGGCGCACGGGACGTACCTTATGGACCTCAGGTTGCCGTACTCCCTCCCCCACGCAGTTACGAACTTTGAGCTCGCCCTGTCGAGCAGCTCAACGTCCTCAGGGCTCAGCTTGACGTCAGCTGACCCCGCGAGCTCCCTGGCCCTGTCGGGCTTAGTGGTCCCTGGTATGGGCACGGCGCCCTTAGATATTAGCCACGCCAGGGAGACCTGGGCTGTCGTTGCCCCTAGGCGGCCCGCGACCCCCTTGAGGGCATCCATGAGCTCCCTGTCGGAGGCGGCCGCCTTGAAGCGCGGGTCAACCCTCTGCACGGCCCTTGAGGCAGTGACCCCAGCTAGGGCTCCCTTGGCGAGGGGCGAGTAGGCAATGATGCCAATTCCTTTGGCCCTGGCCACTTTAGCTACGTCGAGCTCAGGGGTCCTGTAGGCCAGGCTGTACTCGACCTGGTCGCTCACGGGCTCCAGGGAGCTGAAGCAGTAAAGCGCCTCCTCGAGCAGCCTCCCCGAGAAGTTCGAGAGCCCCACGTACTCCGCAAGGCCAGCCTTCACCGCCCTCTCAAGGCCTCTCAGGGGCTGGCAGAGGGGTATCCAGGCCGGCGGGGGCCAGTGGAGCTGCAGCAGGGCGGGGGCGAAGCCGAGGCGCCTCCTCACGCCCTCAGCGCCCTTGAGTATGAAGTAGGGGGTGGGCCTGAAGCCGCCCACTTTACTAGCAACAACAACGTGCTCCCTTATGCCGAGCCTCCTCACGGCCTCCCCGAGGGCCTCCTCGCTCCTCCCCATGCCGTAGACCTCGGCCGTGTCGAAGAAGTTTATGCCCTCCTCGTGGGCGGCCCTGACTATGGCCTCAGCGACCTCAGGGCTGCCCCTCCAGGTCCTTGAGCCCACCTCCCAGAAGCCAAGGCCCACGGCGCTCACCTGAGGGCCGTCCCTTCCAAGCCTCGTGTATATCAAGTCCGCAGCCCAGGTGTGGGAATATGAGCCGGTTTTAAGCTCGCGCTAATGCCCCTGGGCAGGTGGCCTGAGTGGAGATAAGGCGCCTCCTCGAGCCCTCGGAGCTCTCCCAGGTGGTTGACGTTCAGCGCTCGGCCTGGGGCATGGACAGGTCGAGCTGCGAGGCAGTGCCGCTCCACATGCTCAGGGCCCTGGTGGAGAACGGCGGCATAGTGCTTGGGGCCATAGACAGTGGCAGGGTGGTGGGCTTCTCCTTCGGCTGGTTCGTCGAGGCCCCCGAGGGCACCTACTTCTACAGCCACATGACTGGGGTCGTAGAGGGGGCCAAGTACAGGGGCCTGGGGACCCAGCTCAAGCTTGCCCAGAGGCGCGAGGCGCTGGCCGCAGGTGTCAGGCTCATAAAGTGGACCTTCGACCCCCTGCAGAGCCTCAACGCCCACTTCAACCTCGGCAAGCTTGGGGCCATATTCAGGCAGTACAGGGTGAGGTACTACGGCGAGATAAGGGACTCCATAAACGCCGGCCTTGAGACCGACAGGGCCATAGCGGAGTGGCACCTGGACAGCAGGAACGTAAACTTGAAGGTGTCGGGGGAGGCCAGGGTGCCCAAGGCCGAGGAGCTGGTCAGCATGGGTGCCCACGTGGCCGTGAGGCCGAGGAGCCAGGCCGGCCTTGAGGTCCCCGAGGGGCCGGACCTCTCTAGGTCGCCTGACGTTGTCCTCGTTGGCCTGCCCAGGTCAATATCTAAGGTGAGGGACGCCGACCCGGGCCTCGCCTCAAGGTGGAGGGGGGCCACGAGGGAGGCCTACACCTATTACCTCTCCCAGGGATACATAGCCTCGGACTTCACCTGGGGCGCCGAGGGGCACGGCTACGTGGTCATGGTAAGGGAGCCGCTGGGCGAGGTCCTTGACGGGGTGAGACCGTGGAGCTGAGGAGGGTTGAGCTCCTGGAGGTCTGGGTCAGGCTTAAGTCACCCTTTGAGACCAGCTTCGGCAAGACGCTGGAGAGGCCTGCGATACTTGTGAGGGCGGAGGAGAGGGGTGGGGAGGTCGGCTGGGGCGAGGTGGTCGCGGACTCAGGCCCTTGGTACAGCTATGAGACGAATGAGACAGCTTGGCACGTTATAAGGGACTTCATACTGCCCCAGCTGAAGGGCGACGTGGGCCCGAGGGGCTTCCCTGCCCTGGTCTCAAGGATAAGGGGCCACAACATGGCTAAGGCCGGCGTTGAGATGGCCCTCTGGGACCTCGCCGCAAAGCTCGAGGGGAGGCCCCTGTGGCAGTACATAGGGGGAGTGAGGGACAGGATAGCCAGCGGTGTAAGCGTCGGCATCCAGCCCTCCCTCGAGGACCTCGTGAGGGTGGTTGACAGCTACGTCCAGGAGGGCTACCAGAGGGTGAAGATAAAGATAAGGCCGGGCTACGACGTGGAGCCCGTCAGGAGGCTCAGGGAGGTCCTCGGCCCCTCCCTTAAGCTTCAGGTTGACGCCAACGCCGCCTACACGCTGAGCGACGTGGAGGTCTTCAGGAGGCTCGATGACTTCGGCCTGCTCATGATAGAGCAGCCGCTGGGCTGGAGGGACCTCGTGGACCACGCCGAGCTCGCAAGGCACATAAGGACCCCAATATGCCTTGACGAGAGCGTAGCTGACGCTGACGACGCGAGGAAGGCCTACCAGCTGGGCTCAGCCATGATAATAAACGTCAAGCCTGCGAGGGTGGGAGGCCTCGGCGAGACGCTCAGGATCCATGACCTCTGGTACCGCCAGCTGGGGAGGCCCATCTGGATAGGCGGCATGCTTGAGACGGGGGTCGGCAGGGGCCACCTGGTGGCCGCCGCTACCCTGGAGGGTGTCAGGTACCCTAACGACATAAGCGCCAGCTCAAGGTACTACGAGGAGGACATAGTTGAGCCCCCCTGGGAGCTCAACAGGGACGGCACCATATCCGCGCCCAGGGCCAGCGGGATAGGGGCTGAGGTGCTCGAGGACAAGGTCCGCTCAGCTGCTAAAAGAGCCTATGAGTTCAGGCCTTAGGGGCGGCCTCCCTGAGCCTCCTCTCGACCTCGCCGAGGCCGACATAGCTTATGATGAGGCCTATGAAGCTGGTTATGACGAGCGGTATGGCTGTCAGTATGCCGCCCGCCTCCAGCAGTGCGTCGTTGTAATATGAGCCCACCTCGAAGAGGCCGACGCCTATAAGTATGAAACCCACGACGGCTATTATGAAGCTCAGGTCCACTGCTATGAAGCCGCCGAACATGAAGGTCGCCGCGCCCACCAGGGCAACTATCACGGCAGCTATGATGAGCCAGACCCCCGCGACCCCGGCCCAGCCTCCCTTGCCGGCCGCCTCAAGGGCCTTGAAGCCCGCGCTGAGCCTCCCAAGGGCCAGAAATGAAACCACCAGCAGCACCGCGGCTATAGCGGCGACGCCTACGGCAGCCCCTAGCGAGGCAGCTAGCGGCAGGGGAGCAGGCCCCATGTGGACCACATACCTGGTGGCGCCGTTAACACTAACGACTGCCCCCACAGCCGGCCTTGTGGCAAGGAACGCGCCTATGCCTATCACAATTGATGCAGCGAGCAGGAGCAGCGGCACCACTATTAGCAGCAGGGTACCGCTCCTCAGCTTATCTATGCCCTCAAGCTCGTACTGGAGCTGGGACGCCAAAGTCCCTCCTCACAGCTTAACGGGCGTCGCGCGCACTTAAAATTAACGATAAAATAATTAAGCGCTCCTAGGGAAAAGGGTCTCGGGGTCACTGCACTTCTATGCGCCTGACCAGCTGGCACCTCTTGGCAAGCTGGAGGACTGGCACCCCCTTGGGCACCACGAGCTCGTTCACGACCTTTATTGACCTAACCTTGGAGTTTATTGTGTCCCAGTCCACGTCGGGCGCGAAGACGAGCCTCTTTATGTTTGAGAACACTATGGGCTTGTCCGCCGCCTGAAGGTCGGCCTTCGTCACCGTGAGCTCGTCAATGTTGCTTATGAGGTCGAAGTCAGCCACCGCCCCCACAACGGTCTTCATCGCGCTCGCCTGGGCCTCCTTGAGCTTATCAACTATCCTTGACAGGGCGCTCGACACCCTCTGGCCCACGTCCTTGGTGGCCTCTATGCTGACCAGCAGGTTACTCATGGCCATGTTCATCAGGTCCCCAACCGTGACGCCTAGGTCCTTGGCGGTCCTGCTAAACCTCTCGTAGAGCTCGGGGTCAAGGCCCCTTATCGTGTACGCCTTCCCCTTCTCCTCGCCCTCGCCGCCGCTGCCCTCCTGGGAGCTCACACCTGTCACCTCTGTATTACAGAGGTGACAGAGAGGACTTATAAGCTTTGCCTTCTTAATTTTATGCTAAATATTAATTAAGGTCAGTTAAGCCTTTTAAGTGACTTTCTCTATATAAGAAATGGTGAGTTCGTTGCGCAACCCCGCGCGATAGCCATCACGGGCAGCGACGAGAGAGTCCTCGGGGCAACCAAGGCGACGCCCTACGTCGGCCTAACAGGCATTGTGCTGGGCGCCGACTGCGTCCTAGCGTGGATGATAACTGACGGCCTCGGCCAGGTCCTGGCCGCCGGCCTAGCTATAGTTGTCCTCACGCTCTTCATAGTAGTTTACGCCATGGCTGTGGCAGCCCGCGGCAGGACGGGCAGCAACTGAGCTCTACTTAGTTCCTCCTACCTTTTTAAGCCACTGATGAACCCTTTAACAGGGTTATGCCGACATGGCTGCGCCGCCAGTACCTCGAGGCGTAGGCTCCCGAGCCTCGGAGGCCCTGCTCCCTGAGCCCCTTGAAGTAGTGCAGCGACCCTTGAAATTTTAAGAAAACTGTATATATTTATATTTTAAAGTTGAGTGCCTTAACGTTTAGGGGAGGCGGCTTGAAGCAGGTAGTAGTTGGAGGCGTCGGCTTCGTCGGGGCTAACCTGGTGGCTGAGCTGAGGAAGAGGCACGAGGTGCTCGTCGTAGCTAGGCCCTCCTCAATAAAGAAGAGGCCCAGGATAGCTGAGGACATAAGGAGGATGGGGGCTGATATCCTGTTGCTGGACAGCATAACCCCAGAGGCCCTTGCAAGGGTCGGGGGAGACGCCTACCATCACGTGGCCGGCGTGCTCACGGGCAGCAGGGAGGCCTTAGAGGAGGCACACGTCAACCTCCTGAGGAGGGTTATATCAGCTGCCTCCCAGGTGAAGGCGAGGGTCGTGTACGTGAGCTCGACGGGCGTCTCCACAGAGATAAGGGGGATGCCCCCCGGCTCAAAGGTCTCGGAGGAGGAGAGGCACCTCGACCCAGCAACCTTCGTGCACAGGACGCCCTACGAGATCACCAAGGCCGAGGGCGAGAGGCTCCTCCTCTCAAGCGACGAGGCACTTGGGGGCAGGTGGGCCATACTGAGGCCCTCGGTGATCTTCGGCCCCTGGGGCTACGAGCCGCAGTGGAGGGCCACCCTCTGGGCTGCTAGGAGGGGCCTGACGCTCTTCACGGGCTCAAGGAACGCCGTCTACGCGGGCGACGTGGCGAGGGTCGCCGAGATGGCCAGCTCCGGCTCCCTTGACAGGTCCTGGGTCTACGTCAACTGGCCCTTCGAGGTGGACATAGGCGACATAGGCATGGAGATCTGCAGGCAAATGGGCAGGAGGTGCCGCAGGCTCAGCCTCAGGTGGGCCGCGAGGCTGGCCTACCTGGCCCCCAGCTCGTCGCTCAAGCTGCTGTACAGGACGCTGAAGTACAACTACTTCTACGTGAGCAGAAGGCTCGAGGGCTTCAGCTACACCTCCCTCCAGGAGGCGGTCTCAAGGTTCCTGGAGTGGGCCTCAGGCGGCACCTCAGCTTAAAACGCCGAGGCGACCCATCCCAGGGGGCTTTATGGCTGGAAGTCCCATAATATTGGCTATAGACGGCCCCCTGTCGGGCTCGTGCGAGGCAGCGGCCAGGCTCCCGTTGCAGCTTGATGACATAGTGAGCGGCGCCAAGGTGGGGGTGCCGTTCCTGCTCAGGTGCGGCGTGGGCTCCCTGGCAGCCATGAGGTCGAGCTACGGGGGCTTGATTGTGGCTGACCTTAAGCTTGCCGACGTGGGGGACGTGATGCTAAGCACGGTCTCAGCCGTGAAGGACTTTGTTGATGCTGTCATAGCGCACTCCTTCATAGGCTACTCAGGCGCCCTGGACGAGCTCTCGGAGGGGCTCAGGGGGTGGGGCCTGAAGCTGGTCCTCGTGGCCTCCATGAGTCACCCCGGCTCGCAGGAGGTCTACGACGGCAGCCTGGGGCAGCTGCTGAAGGTCATATCAAAGGCTAGGCCGTGGGGGGTGGTAGCCCCGGCGACGAGGCCTAACGTTATATCAGCCGTGAGGGCCGCCCTAGGCAGCGAGGTCAAGGTGCTCTCCCCGGGCGTGGGGACCCAGGGGGCCAGGCCGGGGGACGCCCTCTGCGCCGGGGCAGACTACGAGATAGTCGGGAGGAGCATAACGTCAGGCCCTGACCCCAGGGCTGCGGCTGAGGAGGTTGCCAGGCAGCAGGCAGAGGCCCTGAGGGTGTGCCGCCGTGGGATGGCTTGAGGGGGAGCTCATAAGGTCGGGGGCCGTGCTCTTCGGCGAGTTCAGGCTGACCTCAGGCGGAGTGAGCCACGTCTACGTCGACATGAGGAAGGTCATAGGGGACCCCAGGCTCTTCAGGCTGATATCCCTTGAGCTCTCCCACAGGCTCCTTGATATTGGCTGCGGCGACTGCGTCGCAGTGGGCGTGGCCACCGGAGGGGTCCCATGGGCGTCA is part of the Acidilobus sp. 7A genome and encodes:
- a CDS encoding orotidine 5'-phosphate decarboxylase / HUMPS family protein, which translates into the protein MAGSPIILAIDGPLSGSCEAAARLPLQLDDIVSGAKVGVPFLLRCGVGSLAAMRSSYGGLIVADLKLADVGDVMLSTVSAVKDFVDAVIAHSFIGYSGALDELSEGLRGWGLKLVLVASMSHPGSQEVYDGSLGQLLKVISKARPWGVVAPATRPNVISAVRAALGSEVKVLSPGVGTQGARPGDALCAGADYEIVGRSITSGPDPRAAAEEVARQQAEALRVCRRGMA
- a CDS encoding aldo/keto reductase produces the protein MIYTRLGRDGPQVSAVGLGFWEVGSRTWRGSPEVAEAIVRAAHEEGINFFDTAEVYGMGRSEEALGEAVRRLGIREHVVVASKVGGFRPTPYFILKGAEGVRRRLGFAPALLQLHWPPPAWIPLCQPLRGLERAVKAGLAEYVGLSNFSGRLLEEALYCFSSLEPVSDQVEYSLAYRTPELDVAKVARAKGIGIIAYSPLAKGALAGVTASRAVQRVDPRFKAAASDRELMDALKGVAGRLGATTAQVSLAWLISKGAVPIPGTTKPDRARELAGSADVKLSPEDVELLDRASSKFVTAWGREYGNLRSIRYVPCALQYLGLRAMGGA
- a CDS encoding DUF973 family protein translates to MASQLQYELEGIDKLRSGTLLLIVVPLLLLAASIVIGIGAFLATRPAVGAVVSVNGATRYVVHMGPAPLPLAASLGAAVGVAAIAAVLLVVSFLALGRLSAGFKALEAAGKGGWAGVAGVWLIIAAVIVALVGAATFMFGGFIAVDLSFIIAVVGFILIGVGLFEVGSYYNDALLEAGGILTAIPLVITSFIGLIISYVGLGEVERRLREAAPKA
- the menC gene encoding o-succinylbenzoate synthase; its protein translation is MELRRVELLEVWVRLKSPFETSFGKTLERPAILVRAEERGGEVGWGEVVADSGPWYSYETNETAWHVIRDFILPQLKGDVGPRGFPALVSRIRGHNMAKAGVEMALWDLAAKLEGRPLWQYIGGVRDRIASGVSVGIQPSLEDLVRVVDSYVQEGYQRVKIKIRPGYDVEPVRRLREVLGPSLKLQVDANAAYTLSDVEVFRRLDDFGLLMIEQPLGWRDLVDHAELARHIRTPICLDESVADADDARKAYQLGSAMIINVKPARVGGLGETLRIHDLWYRQLGRPIWIGGMLETGVGRGHLVAAATLEGVRYPNDISASSRYYEEDIVEPPWELNRDGTISAPRASGIGAEVLEDKVRSAAKRAYEFRP
- a CDS encoding NAD(P)-dependent oxidoreductase, coding for MKQVVVGGVGFVGANLVAELRKRHEVLVVARPSSIKKRPRIAEDIRRMGADILLLDSITPEALARVGGDAYHHVAGVLTGSREALEEAHVNLLRRVISAASQVKARVVYVSSTGVSTEIRGMPPGSKVSEEERHLDPATFVHRTPYEITKAEGERLLLSSDEALGGRWAILRPSVIFGPWGYEPQWRATLWAARRGLTLFTGSRNAVYAGDVARVAEMASSGSLDRSWVYVNWPFEVDIGDIGMEICRQMGRRCRRLSLRWAARLAYLAPSSSLKLLYRTLKYNYFYVSRRLEGFSYTSLQEAVSRFLEWASGGTSA